Proteins encoded in a region of the Canis lupus familiaris isolate Mischka breed German Shepherd chromosome 1, alternate assembly UU_Cfam_GSD_1.0, whole genome shotgun sequence genome:
- the LOC119870917 gene encoding zinc finger protein 724-like isoform X4: MLENYGHLLFLGLVWKPDFVIFLVEEKQLWDVKRKETVPFHPAVSSKGTQSFLPKLCIEASLQNVAVGRYKHSALEDIQLMIDWKNDGESKGHQRCHEGYKTFWKTSLLKSASSAKQCVSISKGSNQMVKHTYLQNEKLENLESYLVHAKNNHLNHPESRIGLTFESNISENQRFKNEEQSAKWDPFEKSFTEELTLQNYQNIFNENRIAQCSESDKKFNQGTNVNKHVRIHFPENHYDGDKCEEVCYQSSKLIIHKSSPVGENLYKHNECGKSGNQFFSVGDYQRIHMEKNSYRCYKHENMFSQESGLNIYNTVGTGQETSISKECGKASDWHSSLSQQQPMHTREKPYKCKEYSKVFIHHSYLTQHHKIHSGEKPYQCEECGKAFNQRSALIRHQRIHTGEKPYQCEECGKAFNQYSNLIQHHRIHTGERHYQCEECGKAFNQQSNLTQHHRIHSGEKPYQCKECGQAFNQHANLTRHHRIHTGEKPYICKECGKAFNRHSYLIRHHRIHTGEKPYKCEECGKAFSQQSKLPEHHRIHTGEKPFICEACGKAFKRRSHLTQHHRIHI, from the coding sequence CTGTATCTTCAAAAGGCACCCAGAGTTTCCTGCCAAAGCTGTGCATAGAAGCTTCTTTGCAAAACGTGGCAGTGGGTAGATATAAACATAGTGCCCTTGAGGATATACAATTAATGATAGACTGGAAAAATGATGGGGAGAGTAAAGGGCATCAAAGATGTCATGAAGGttataaaacattttggaaaacatcCCTTCTTAAGTCTGCTTCTTCTGCAAAGCAATGTGTTTCTATAAGCAAGGGCTCAAATCAAATGGTAAAACATACATATTTGCAGAATGAAAAGTTGGAAAATCTGGAAAGTTACCTAGTCCAtgctaaaaataatcatttgaacCATCCTGAAAGTAGGATTGGATTGACCTTTGagtcaaatatttctgaaaatcagagatttaaaaatgaagaacaaagtgcTAAGTGGGATCCATTTGAGAAGTCTTTCACAGAGGAGTTGACTCTACAAAATTATCAGAATATATTCAATGAAAACAGAATTGCTCAATGTAGTGAATCTGACAAAAAATTTAACCAGGGtacaaatgtaaataaacatgTGAGGATTCATTTTCCAGAGAACCATTATGATGGTGATAAATGTGAGGAAGTTTGTTATCAAAGCTCCAAACTTATTATACATAAGAGTAGCCCTGTGGGAGAGAATCTTTATAAACataatgaatgtgggaaatctgGTAACCAGTTCTTCAGTGTTGGTGATTATCAGAGAATTCACATGGAAAAAAACTCATACAGATGTTATAAACATGAGAACATGTTTAGTCAAGAATCAGgactaaatatatataacacagtTGGTACTGGACAGGAAACTTCTATTTCTAAGGAATGTGGCAAAGCCTCTGACTGGCACTCATCACTATCTCAACAACAGCCAATGCATACTAGAGaaaaaccttacaaatgtaaagaatataGCAAGGTCTTTATTCACCACTCATATCTTACTCAACATCACAAAATTCACAGTGGTGAAAAACCTTACCAATGTGaagaatgtggcaaggcctttaaCCAGCGCTCAGCACTTATTAGACATCaaagaattcacactggagagaaaccttatcaatgtgaagaatgtggcaaggcctttaaCCAGTACTCAAACCTTAttcaacatcacagaattcatactggagagagaCATTACCAATGTGaagaatgtggcaaggcctttaaCCAGCAGTCAAACCTTACTCAACATCATAGAATTCACAGTGGTGAAAAACCTTAccaatgtaaagaatgtggccaGGCCTTTAACCAGCATGCAAACCTTACTCGACATcacagaattcacactggagagaaaccttacatatgtaaagaatgtggcaaggcctttaaCCGGCATTCATACCTTATTCGACATcacagaattcacactggagagaaaccttacaaatgtgaagaatgtggcaaggcctttaGCCAGCAATCAAAGCTTCCTgaacatcacagaattcatactggagagaaacctttcATATGCGAAGCATGTGGCAAGGCTTTTAAACGGCGCTCACACCTGACTCAACATCATAGAATTCATATTTGA